A window of Kyrpidia spormannii genomic DNA:
GGCAATTGTATAAGGGTGAACGTCCGGTGGCGGGTGCCAGCACCGTGGTGGATCAGGTGGCCGGGGCGACGGGTGACGTCGTCACACTGTTTCAGGGCGATACCCGGGTTGTCACCAGTGCCAAATCCGCCGGGGGAGCTCCAGCAACCGGAACGAAGGCGGCTCCAGAGGTGGTGCAGGCTGTTCTTCAGGGCAACCAATCCTTCACGGGTTATGCGGACGTATTGGGACAGCGTCAGGCCACTGCTTATGAGCCGCTCAAAGACGCCCGGGGGCAAACGATTGGGATGCTTGGCGTGAGCCTTCCCATGGATCTTTACCGCCAGTTGGAGCGGGATTTTCAGCTGAAGGTGTTGCTTTTTGGAATTGCGGGACTGGCGGTGGCGATTGCGGTTTCATGGTGGGTGGCGGACCGCATGGCCAAGCCCCTGGTTCAAGCGACGGCGGTGGCCCGGCGGGTGGCGGAAGGCGATTTGGAGGTCGAGGAGATCAGCCACAGGTCGAAGGATGAGCTCGGGGTGTTGGTGGCAAGCCTGAATGGCATGGTGAGCAGTCTTCGGGCCCTGATCAAAAAAGTGAGCCACACCGCGGAACAGGTGGCGGCCGCCTCCCAGCAGCTTTTCGCCAGTTCCGAGCAGATGGTGGATCTCACCCATCACATTGCGGAAAAAATTCAGCAGGTGGCGGGCGGCTCCCAGACCCAGTTGAGACAATCGGAGGAGAGCGCCACGGCGGTGAGCGAAATGGCGGCGGGCACCCAGCGCATCGCGGAGTCGGCAACCCTCGTGTCGGAGTCCTCTTTGGAGACGGCATCCCGGTCCGAGGCGGGGAACGAGCGGGTACAGGGCGCCGTTCGGCAGATGGATGCCATCGGACGGTCGGTTCAGGAGTCGGCCAAGGCCATTGCATTGTTGAATGAACGGTCGAAACAGATTGGCCAAATTGTCGAAGTGATCTCAGGGATCGCGGCCCAAACCAATCTGTTGGCGCTCAACGCCGCCATTGAAGCGGCCCGGGCCGGGGAACACGGGCGGGGGTTTGTGGTGGTGGCGGACGAGGTCCGAAAATTGGCGGAGCAGTCAAAGGGCTCGGCGGACGAGATCGCCAGGCTCATTGAGTCGATTCAGGCGGACACCGGTCATTCGGTGGAAGCTATGGACACGGTGACCCGGGAAGTTCGCTCGGGCATTGAAGCCGTTCAAGAGGCGGGGCGGGAATTCGAACACATCTTAACAGCGGTGCGGCGGGTG
This region includes:
- a CDS encoding methyl-accepting chemotaxis protein, which gives rise to MAIGIKGKVLGLFSLVIILGTAAMGTFASWMMSAEVEQSSTQKLTSDLKMVRVLIDARLPGEWSIRDGQLYKGERPVAGASTVVDQVAGATGDVVTLFQGDTRVVTSAKSAGGAPATGTKAAPEVVQAVLQGNQSFTGYADVLGQRQATAYEPLKDARGQTIGMLGVSLPMDLYRQLERDFQLKVLLFGIAGLAVAIAVSWWVADRMAKPLVQATAVARRVAEGDLEVEEISHRSKDELGVLVASLNGMVSSLRALIKKVSHTAEQVAAASQQLFASSEQMVDLTHHIAEKIQQVAGGSQTQLRQSEESATAVSEMAAGTQRIAESATLVSESSLETASRSEAGNERVQGAVRQMDAIGRSVQESAKAIALLNERSKQIGQIVEVISGIAAQTNLLALNAAIEAARAGEHGRGFVVVADEVRKLAEQSKGSADEIARLIESIQADTGHSVEAMDTVTREVRSGIEAVQEAGREFEHILTAVRRVADQIQEISAATEELSAGAQEISATVSHMAKIAEGAMETTSRAAEASEEQLAAMEQVSSAAQSLSRTAQELQEMIHRFKF